A genomic region of Metopolophium dirhodum isolate CAU chromosome 1, ASM1992520v1, whole genome shotgun sequence contains the following coding sequences:
- the LOC132934453 gene encoding arginyl-tRNA--protein transferase 1 isoform X2, translating into MQSINTKSIIFYNGSTKRSSCGYCKKENSSFSNGMWASSLSVVAYQDMIDRGWRRAGKYCYKALMEKTCCPLYTIRCEALNVELSKSQKKIIKRVTTFLKNGECEKNPVNTEQAEREPIMKYKLEDIQNHDDKMKITNTDYLFDEEQSASVIGSHNSTLITTNKEDNKMVEPLNLSCNSDTKKEPKKFKPGEGADPNLPSSKKKKLLRIQKKLAKDPNFVTTISAPYQKCLEEFIAENDSVSTGGLQKLRIKLLMIKSSSNSFEDEYAVYQKYQTVIHGDEIERCSRQQFIQFLINSPLKEEKSKHPDHPGYGSFHQQYWLGDKLIAVGVIDILPKCVSSVYLFYDPDYHNLVLGTYSSLREICLVRQLYKMSPDLKYYYMGFYIHSCSKMRYKAKFRPSYLLCPLKYTWHAIDKCIQKLDNEKYSIFDVSGDIQDADIFTIDNIPVLYRGSLMHYSAFKIIGNNENEDERIKEYKILIGPKLARKLIYCIMD; encoded by the exons ATGCAGAGCATTAATacaaaaagcataatattttataatgggtCAACTAAGAGATCGTCATGCGGTTACTGCAAGAAAGAAAATTCCAGCTTTAGCAATG GAATGTGGGCTTCAAGTCTTTCAGTAGTAGCATATCAAGATATGATTGATCGTGGGTGGCGACGTGCTGGCAAGTATTGTTACAAAGCACTCATGGAAAAGACCTGTTGTCCACTTTACACTATCAG ATGTGAAGCTTTAAATGTTGAGTTATCAAAGTcacagaaaaaaatcattaaaagagtaactacatttttaaaaaatggggAATGTGAGAAAAATCCAGTTAATACTGAACAAGCTGAAAGAGAACCCatcatgaaatataaattagaag atatacaaAATCATgatgataaaatgaaaattactaACACTGATTATTTATTCGATGAAGAACAAAGTGCTTCTGTTATTGGTTCTCATAATAGTactttaattacaacaaataaag aagatAACAAAATGGTTGAACCTCTTAATTTAAGTTGCAACTCTGATACTAAGAAAGAACCTAAAAAATTTAAGCctg GCGAAGGAGCTGATCCAAATTTGCcgagttcaaaaaaaaaaaaattgttacgcATTCAAAAGAAACTAGCCAAGGATCCAAATTTTGTAACTACAATTTCAGCACcttatcaaaaatgtttagaaGAATTTATTGCAGAGAATGATTCAGTATCTACTGGTGGACTTCAAAAATTAAGA ataaaattaCTAATGATCAAATCTTCAAGTAATTCTTTTGAAGATGAGTATGCAGTATACCAAAAATACCAAACTGTTATACACGGTGATGAAATTGAACGCTGTTCAAGAcaacaatttattcaatttctTATCAATTCACCTCTTAAA gaagaAAAATCAAAGCATCCTGATCATCCAGGATATGGTTCATTTCATCAACAATACTGGCTTGGTGATAAACTAATAGCTGTTGGAGTAATAGATATTTTACCAAAATGTGTATCatctgtatatttattttacgacCCAGATTATCATAATTTAGTGTTAGGAACTTACAGTTCTTTGag GGAAATATGTTTAGTAAGACAATTGTACAAGATGTCACCCGATTTGAAGTATTACTATATGGGCTTTTATATACATTCATGTTCAAAAATGCGCTATAAGGCAAAATTTCGACCATCTTATCTATTATGCCCACTTAAATATACATGGCATGCAATTGACAAATGTATTCAGAAACTTGATAATGAAAAGTATTCAATATTTGATGTGTCTGGTGATATTCAAGATGCTGATATTTTCACAAtagataat attCCAGTACTGTATCGTGGTTCATTGATGCATTATTCAGCGTTCAAAATAATTGGTAATAACGAAAATGAAGATGAACGgattaaagaatataaaatattaattggacCTAAACTAGCACGGAAATTAATTTACTGTATTAtggattaa
- the LOC132934453 gene encoding arginyl-tRNA--protein transferase 1 isoform X1: MQSINTKSIIFYNGSTKRSSCGYCKKENSSFSNGMWASSLSVVAYQDMIDRGWRRAGKYCYKALMEKTCCPLYTIRCEALNVELSKSQKKIIKRVTTFLKNGECEKNPVNTEQAEREPIMKYKLEDIQNHDDKMKITNTDYLFDEEQSASVIGSHNSTLITTNKEDNKMVEPLNLSCNSDTKKEPKKFKPGEGADPNLPSSKKKKLLRIQKKLAKDPNFVTTISAPYQKCLEEFIAENDSVSTGGLQKLRVSLVKTGTEAFAQTFTAGATLFAKYQIAVHNDKADECNMEQYLSFLVDSPLKEEKSKHPDHPGYGSFHQQYWLGDKLIAVGVIDILPKCVSSVYLFYDPDYHNLVLGTYSSLREICLVRQLYKMSPDLKYYYMGFYIHSCSKMRYKAKFRPSYLLCPLKYTWHAIDKCIQKLDNEKYSIFDVSGDIQDADIFTIDNIPVLYRGSLMHYSAFKIIGNNENEDERIKEYKILIGPKLARKLIYCIMD; the protein is encoded by the exons ATGCAGAGCATTAATacaaaaagcataatattttataatgggtCAACTAAGAGATCGTCATGCGGTTACTGCAAGAAAGAAAATTCCAGCTTTAGCAATG GAATGTGGGCTTCAAGTCTTTCAGTAGTAGCATATCAAGATATGATTGATCGTGGGTGGCGACGTGCTGGCAAGTATTGTTACAAAGCACTCATGGAAAAGACCTGTTGTCCACTTTACACTATCAG ATGTGAAGCTTTAAATGTTGAGTTATCAAAGTcacagaaaaaaatcattaaaagagtaactacatttttaaaaaatggggAATGTGAGAAAAATCCAGTTAATACTGAACAAGCTGAAAGAGAACCCatcatgaaatataaattagaag atatacaaAATCATgatgataaaatgaaaattactaACACTGATTATTTATTCGATGAAGAACAAAGTGCTTCTGTTATTGGTTCTCATAATAGTactttaattacaacaaataaag aagatAACAAAATGGTTGAACCTCTTAATTTAAGTTGCAACTCTGATACTAAGAAAGAACCTAAAAAATTTAAGCctg GCGAAGGAGCTGATCCAAATTTGCcgagttcaaaaaaaaaaaaattgttacgcATTCAAAAGAAACTAGCCAAGGATCCAAATTTTGTAACTACAATTTCAGCACcttatcaaaaatgtttagaaGAATTTATTGCAGAGAATGATTCAGTATCTACTGGTGGACTTCAAAAATTAAGA GTGTCTTTGGTCAAGACCGGCACAGAAGCATTTGCTCAAACTTTCACTGCCGGAGCTACCCTATTTGCCAAATATCAAATAGCTGTGCACAACGACAAAGCAGATGAGTGTAATATGGAGCAATACTTATCATTTCTTGTTGATTCACCTTTGAAG gaagaAAAATCAAAGCATCCTGATCATCCAGGATATGGTTCATTTCATCAACAATACTGGCTTGGTGATAAACTAATAGCTGTTGGAGTAATAGATATTTTACCAAAATGTGTATCatctgtatatttattttacgacCCAGATTATCATAATTTAGTGTTAGGAACTTACAGTTCTTTGag GGAAATATGTTTAGTAAGACAATTGTACAAGATGTCACCCGATTTGAAGTATTACTATATGGGCTTTTATATACATTCATGTTCAAAAATGCGCTATAAGGCAAAATTTCGACCATCTTATCTATTATGCCCACTTAAATATACATGGCATGCAATTGACAAATGTATTCAGAAACTTGATAATGAAAAGTATTCAATATTTGATGTGTCTGGTGATATTCAAGATGCTGATATTTTCACAAtagataat attCCAGTACTGTATCGTGGTTCATTGATGCATTATTCAGCGTTCAAAATAATTGGTAATAACGAAAATGAAGATGAACGgattaaagaatataaaatattaattggacCTAAACTAGCACGGAAATTAATTTACTGTATTAtggattaa